Proteins encoded within one genomic window of Stigmatopora argus isolate UIUO_Sarg chromosome 21, RoL_Sarg_1.0, whole genome shotgun sequence:
- the ankrd28a gene encoding serine/threonine-protein phosphatase 6 regulatory ankyrin repeat subunit A isoform X4, with amino-acid sequence MAVMKIQDQPSLLRAIFNVDPDEVRSLIFKKEDVNIQDTEKRTPLHAAAYLGDTEIIELLILSGARVNAKDNKWLTPLHRAVASCSEDAVSVLLKHSADVNARDKNWQTPLHVAASNKAVRCAEALVPLLSNVNVSDRAGRTALHHAAFSGHVEMVKLLLSRGANINAFDKKDRRAIHWAAYMGHLEVVKLLVSSGAEVDCKDKKAYTPLHAAASSGMSSTVHYLLGLGVQVNVVNAYGNTPLHLACYNGQDVVVGELIKAGACVNQVNERGFSALHFASSSRQGALCQELLLAHGAHINMRSKDGKTPLHMAATHGRFSCSQALIQNGAEIDCVDGDRNAGLHVAARHGHELIVTALVKHRACVAKRGIHGMFPLHLAALSGFPDCCRKLLSSAFDIDTPDDYGRTCLHAAAAGGNLECLNLLLNIGADFNKKDNYGRTPLHYASANCNYHCVFALVGSGAGVNELDQRGCGPLHYAAAADTDGKCVEYLLRNNAEPGVRDQHGYSAVHYASAYGRTLSLELMASETPLDVLMESSGTEFQNDAECQGQISPLHLAAYHGHCGALEVLLSSMTDVDVRNPQGRTPLNLACSRGHQECVSLLLHRGASPTACDYSQKTTPLHAAVTNGHSSCLRLLVSNNDQHVNLDALDVHKQTPLMLAVLNGHSECAYSLLSQGADVHLQDCRGRTALHRGAVTGQHECVEALLQRGASACVKDARGLSPLHLAAACGRAGVLATMLQSPGAVHSLPELADNKGYTPLHWACYSGCDACVELLLEEEVLRKIKGNTFGPLHCAVMNDNEGVAEMLIESLGANIIDSIDSKGRSPLHAAAFADRVECISLLLSQGAHANIADTHARRTPLMMAALNGQTNAVEALVSSSKADFALQDADRNTALHLACSKGHETCALLILEKIRDKNLINCTNAALRTPLHVAAKNGLTVVVQELLGKGASVQAVDENGYTPALACAPSRDVADCLALILNSMMPASPMVTIATLPEFSLPPAVIKRHPVSNHVAKGVAFESPPPLRPDRASHCRPERPPSGLTTDEELNDSDSETY; translated from the exons ATGGCTGTGATGAAGATACAAGATCAG CCATCCCTGCTCCGAGCCATCTTCAACGTGGATCCCGATGAAGTCCGCTCCCTCATATTCAAGAAAGAGGATGTCAACATTCAG GATACGGAAAAGCGGACACCGCTCCATGCCGCGGCCTACCTGGGCGACACGGAGATCATTGAACTGCTCATTCTCTCAG GAGCAAGAGTTAATGCCAAAGATAACAAGTGGCTGACTCCTCTCCACCGAGCTGTGGCCTCATGTAGTGAG GACGCAGTGTCGGTCCTCCTGAAGCACAGCGCCGACGTCAACGCCAGAGACAAGAACTGGCAGACGCCGCTCCACGTGGCGGCCAGCAACAAGGCCGTACGCTGCGCCGAGGCGCTGGTGCCGCTGCTCAGTAACGTCAACGTCTCGGACCGGGCGGGACGCACCGCTCTGCATCACGCCGCCTTCAGCGGACACGTGGAG ATGGTGAAGTTGCTGCTGTCCAGGGGAGCCAACATCAATGCTTTTGACAAGAAGGATAGGAGAGCCATCCACTGGGCTGCATACATGG gtcACCTGGAGGTGGTCAAGCTACTGGTGAGCAGTGGAGCAGAGGTAGACTGCAAAGACAAGAAGGCCTACACCCCTCTGCACGCCGCCGCGTCCAGCGGCATGAGCAGCACCGTACACTACCTGCTCGGCTTGGGGGTCCAG GTGAACGTGGTGAACGCCTACGGCAACACTCCGCTCCATTTGGCCTGTTACAACGGGCAGGACGTGGTGGTCGGCGAGCTCATCAAGGCGGGGGCCTGCGTCAACCAG GTCAATGAGAGAGGCTTCTCGGCCCTCCATTTTGCTTCCTCCTCTCGCCAAGGGGCGCTGTGCCAAGAGCTACTGCTGGCCCATGGAGCACACATCAACATGCGG AGTAAAGATGGAAAGACTCCACTGCACATGGCCGCCACTCACGGCAGGTTCTCCTGTTCTCAGGCCCTCATTCAAAACG GAGCCGAGATCGACTGCGTGGACGGGGACAGAAACGCCGGCCTTCACGTCGCGGCGCGTCACGGCCACGAGCTCATCGTCACGGCGCTCGTTAAACACCGAGCCTGCGTGGCCAA GCGAGGAATCCACGGGATGTTCCCCCTACACTTGGCGGCGCTGTCTGGCTTCCCCGATTGCTGCAGGAAGTTGCTTTCTTCAG CATTTGACATTGACACTCCCGATGACTATGGAAGAACGTGTCTTCATGCCGCTGCCGCTGGAGG GAACCTGGAGTGCCTGAATTTGCTGCTCAACATCGGCGCCGACTTTAACAAAAAAGACAACTACGGAAG GACTCCACTTCATTATGCATCGGCCAACTGTAATTACCACTGTGTATTTGCCCTGGTGGGCTCCGGGGCGGGCGTCAACGAGCTGGACCAGCGAGGATGCGGCCCGCTGCactacgccgccgccgccgacacgGACGGAAA ATGCGTGGAGTACCTTCTCAGGAACAACGCTGAGCCTGGAGTTCGAGACCAACATGGGTACAGCGCGGTCCACTACGCCTCCGCTTACGGACGAACACTTTCTCTGGAACTG ATGGCGAGTGAAACTCCTCTCGACGTG cTGATGGAGTCCTCAGGAACAGAGTTCCAGAATGACGCCGAGTGCCAGGGGCAGATTAGCCCACTTCACTTGGCG GCCTACCACGGACACTGCGGCGCCTTGGAAGTCCTTTTGTCCTCTATGACGGACGTGGACGTCCGGAACCCGCAGGGCCGCACCCCGCTCAACCTGGCCTGTTCCAGGGGGCACCAGGAGTGCGTGTCGTTGCTGCTGCACCGCGGCGCTTCGCCCACGGCCTGCGACTACTCGCAGAAAACGACGCCTCTGCATGCTGCGG TTACAAATGGACACTCGAGTTGCCTGCGTCTCCTCGTGAGCAACAATGACCAGCACGTCAATTTGGACGCTCTCGACGTCCACAAGCA GACCCCGCTAATGCTAGCTGTGCTGAACGGACACAGCGAGTGCGCGTACTCGCTGCTCAGTCAAGGAGCCGACGTCCATCTTCAAGACTGCCGGGGCAGGACGGCGCTTCATCGAGGG GCGGTGACGGGCCAACACGAGTGCGTGGAAGCGCTCCTTCAGCGGGGAGCCAGCGCGTGCGTCAAGGACGCTCGGGGTCTTTCTCCTCTCCATTTGGCGGCCGCCTGCGGGCGTGCGGGGGTCCTGGCCACCATGCTTCAATCGCCCGGCGCCGTCCACTCGCTGCCAGAGCTGGCGGACAACAAAGGCTACACGCCGCTGCACTGGGCCTGCTACAGCG GATGCGACGCTTGCGTGGAGTTGTTGCTCGAAGAGGAGGTCTTGAGGAAGATAAAAGGCAACACCTTTGGACCGTTGCATTGCGCAGT caTGAATGACAACGAAGGAGTGGCTGAGATGTTAATCGAATCGCTCGGCGCAAACATTATCGATTCCATCGACTCCAAAGGCAG GTCGCCGCTTCACGCCGCCGCCTTCGCCGACCGCGTCGAATGCATCTCCCTGCTGCTCAGTCAAGGCGCACACGCTAACATCGCCGACACGCACGCGCGCAGGACGCCGCTGATGATGGCCGCCCTCAACGGGCAAACCAACGCCGTGG AGGCATTAGTGAGCAGCAGCAAAGCGGACTTCGCGCTTCAAGACGCCGACAGGAACACCGCTTTGCACTTAGCTTGTAGCAAG GGTCACGAAACGTGCGCCTTGTTGATCTTGGAAAAAATACGGGACAAGAATCTGATCAACTGCACCAACGCCGCCCTGCGCAC GCCTCTTCACGTCGCGGCCAAAAACGGCTTGACGGTGGTCGTCCAGGAACTGCTGGGAAAAGGCGCCAGCGTACAAGCGGTGGATGAGAACG GCTACACCCCTGCGCTAGCTTGCGCGCCCAGCCGCGACGTAGCTGACTGCCTGGCACTTATCCTCAACTCCATGATGCCCGCCTCGCCCATGGTCACCATCGCCACGCTACCGGAGTTTTCCCTGCCTCCCGCGGTCATCAAGCGTCACCCCGTGTCCAACCACGTGGCCAAAGGCGTGGCCTTTGAAAGCCCACCCCCTCTGAGGCCCGACCGCGCGTCCCACTGCCGACCCGAGCGCCCGCCGTCGGGTCTCACGACGGACGAAGAACTCAACGACTCGGATTCGGAGACTTACTGA
- the ankrd28a gene encoding serine/threonine-protein phosphatase 6 regulatory ankyrin repeat subunit A isoform X3, with the protein MAVMKIQDQPSLLRAIFNVDPDEVRSLIFKKEDVNIQDTEKRTPLHAAAYLGDTEIIELLILSGARVNAKDNKWLTPLHRAVASCSEDAVSVLLKHSADVNARDKNWQTPLHVAASNKAVRCAEALVPLLSNVNVSDRAGRTALHHAAFSGHVEMVKLLLSRGANINAFDKKDRRAIHWAAYMGHLEVVKLLVSSGAEVDCKDKKAYTPLHAAASSGMSSTVHYLLGLGVQVNVVNAYGNTPLHLACYNGQDVVVGELIKAGACVNQVNERGFSALHFASSSRQGALCQELLLAHGAHINMRSKDGKTPLHMAATHGRFSCSQALIQNGAEIDCVDGDRNAGLHVAARHGHELIVTALVKHRACVAKRGIHGMFPLHLAALSGFPDCCRKLLSSGLSTQTLVLLLSREDIDYSICVSAFDIDTPDDYGRTCLHAAAAGGNLECLNLLLNIGADFNKKDNYGRTPLHYASANCNYHCVFALVGSGAGVNELDQRGCGPLHYAAAADTDGKCVEYLLRNNAEPGVRDQHGYSAVHYASAYGRTLSLELMASETPLDVLMESSGTEFQNDAECQGQISPLHLAAYHGHCGALEVLLSSMTDVDVRNPQGRTPLNLACSRGHQECVSLLLHRGASPTACDYSQKTTPLHAAVTNGHSSCLRLLVSNNDQHVNLDALDVHKQTPLMLAVLNGHSECAYSLLSQGADVHLQDCRGRTALHRGAVTGQHECVEALLQRGASACVKDARGLSPLHLAAACGRAGVLATMLQSPGAVHSLPELADNKGYTPLHWACYSGCDACVELLLEEEVLRKIKGNTFGPLHCAVMNDNEGVAEMLIESLGANIIDSIDSKGRSPLHAAAFADRVECISLLLSQGAHANIADTHARRTPLMMAALNGQTNAVEALVSSSKADFALQDADRNTALHLACSKGHETCALLILEKIRDKNLINCTNAALRTPLHVAAKNGLTVVVQELLGKGASVQAVDENGYTPALACAPSRDVADCLALILNSMMPASPMVTIATLPEFSLPPAVIKRHPVSNHVAKGVAFESPPPLRPDRASHCRPERPPSGLTTDEELNDSDSETY; encoded by the exons ATGGCTGTGATGAAGATACAAGATCAG CCATCCCTGCTCCGAGCCATCTTCAACGTGGATCCCGATGAAGTCCGCTCCCTCATATTCAAGAAAGAGGATGTCAACATTCAG GATACGGAAAAGCGGACACCGCTCCATGCCGCGGCCTACCTGGGCGACACGGAGATCATTGAACTGCTCATTCTCTCAG GAGCAAGAGTTAATGCCAAAGATAACAAGTGGCTGACTCCTCTCCACCGAGCTGTGGCCTCATGTAGTGAG GACGCAGTGTCGGTCCTCCTGAAGCACAGCGCCGACGTCAACGCCAGAGACAAGAACTGGCAGACGCCGCTCCACGTGGCGGCCAGCAACAAGGCCGTACGCTGCGCCGAGGCGCTGGTGCCGCTGCTCAGTAACGTCAACGTCTCGGACCGGGCGGGACGCACCGCTCTGCATCACGCCGCCTTCAGCGGACACGTGGAG ATGGTGAAGTTGCTGCTGTCCAGGGGAGCCAACATCAATGCTTTTGACAAGAAGGATAGGAGAGCCATCCACTGGGCTGCATACATGG gtcACCTGGAGGTGGTCAAGCTACTGGTGAGCAGTGGAGCAGAGGTAGACTGCAAAGACAAGAAGGCCTACACCCCTCTGCACGCCGCCGCGTCCAGCGGCATGAGCAGCACCGTACACTACCTGCTCGGCTTGGGGGTCCAG GTGAACGTGGTGAACGCCTACGGCAACACTCCGCTCCATTTGGCCTGTTACAACGGGCAGGACGTGGTGGTCGGCGAGCTCATCAAGGCGGGGGCCTGCGTCAACCAG GTCAATGAGAGAGGCTTCTCGGCCCTCCATTTTGCTTCCTCCTCTCGCCAAGGGGCGCTGTGCCAAGAGCTACTGCTGGCCCATGGAGCACACATCAACATGCGG AGTAAAGATGGAAAGACTCCACTGCACATGGCCGCCACTCACGGCAGGTTCTCCTGTTCTCAGGCCCTCATTCAAAACG GAGCCGAGATCGACTGCGTGGACGGGGACAGAAACGCCGGCCTTCACGTCGCGGCGCGTCACGGCCACGAGCTCATCGTCACGGCGCTCGTTAAACACCGAGCCTGCGTGGCCAA GCGAGGAATCCACGGGATGTTCCCCCTACACTTGGCGGCGCTGTCTGGCTTCCCCGATTGCTGCAGGAAGTTGCTTTCTTCAGGTTTGTCAACACAAACGCTCGTATTATTGCTATCTCGAGAGGACATTGATTATTCCATTTGCGTCTCAGCATTTGACATTGACACTCCCGATGACTATGGAAGAACGTGTCTTCATGCCGCTGCCGCTGGAGG GAACCTGGAGTGCCTGAATTTGCTGCTCAACATCGGCGCCGACTTTAACAAAAAAGACAACTACGGAAG GACTCCACTTCATTATGCATCGGCCAACTGTAATTACCACTGTGTATTTGCCCTGGTGGGCTCCGGGGCGGGCGTCAACGAGCTGGACCAGCGAGGATGCGGCCCGCTGCactacgccgccgccgccgacacgGACGGAAA ATGCGTGGAGTACCTTCTCAGGAACAACGCTGAGCCTGGAGTTCGAGACCAACATGGGTACAGCGCGGTCCACTACGCCTCCGCTTACGGACGAACACTTTCTCTGGAACTG ATGGCGAGTGAAACTCCTCTCGACGTG cTGATGGAGTCCTCAGGAACAGAGTTCCAGAATGACGCCGAGTGCCAGGGGCAGATTAGCCCACTTCACTTGGCG GCCTACCACGGACACTGCGGCGCCTTGGAAGTCCTTTTGTCCTCTATGACGGACGTGGACGTCCGGAACCCGCAGGGCCGCACCCCGCTCAACCTGGCCTGTTCCAGGGGGCACCAGGAGTGCGTGTCGTTGCTGCTGCACCGCGGCGCTTCGCCCACGGCCTGCGACTACTCGCAGAAAACGACGCCTCTGCATGCTGCGG TTACAAATGGACACTCGAGTTGCCTGCGTCTCCTCGTGAGCAACAATGACCAGCACGTCAATTTGGACGCTCTCGACGTCCACAAGCA GACCCCGCTAATGCTAGCTGTGCTGAACGGACACAGCGAGTGCGCGTACTCGCTGCTCAGTCAAGGAGCCGACGTCCATCTTCAAGACTGCCGGGGCAGGACGGCGCTTCATCGAGGG GCGGTGACGGGCCAACACGAGTGCGTGGAAGCGCTCCTTCAGCGGGGAGCCAGCGCGTGCGTCAAGGACGCTCGGGGTCTTTCTCCTCTCCATTTGGCGGCCGCCTGCGGGCGTGCGGGGGTCCTGGCCACCATGCTTCAATCGCCCGGCGCCGTCCACTCGCTGCCAGAGCTGGCGGACAACAAAGGCTACACGCCGCTGCACTGGGCCTGCTACAGCG GATGCGACGCTTGCGTGGAGTTGTTGCTCGAAGAGGAGGTCTTGAGGAAGATAAAAGGCAACACCTTTGGACCGTTGCATTGCGCAGT caTGAATGACAACGAAGGAGTGGCTGAGATGTTAATCGAATCGCTCGGCGCAAACATTATCGATTCCATCGACTCCAAAGGCAG GTCGCCGCTTCACGCCGCCGCCTTCGCCGACCGCGTCGAATGCATCTCCCTGCTGCTCAGTCAAGGCGCACACGCTAACATCGCCGACACGCACGCGCGCAGGACGCCGCTGATGATGGCCGCCCTCAACGGGCAAACCAACGCCGTGG AGGCATTAGTGAGCAGCAGCAAAGCGGACTTCGCGCTTCAAGACGCCGACAGGAACACCGCTTTGCACTTAGCTTGTAGCAAG GGTCACGAAACGTGCGCCTTGTTGATCTTGGAAAAAATACGGGACAAGAATCTGATCAACTGCACCAACGCCGCCCTGCGCAC GCCTCTTCACGTCGCGGCCAAAAACGGCTTGACGGTGGTCGTCCAGGAACTGCTGGGAAAAGGCGCCAGCGTACAAGCGGTGGATGAGAACG GCTACACCCCTGCGCTAGCTTGCGCGCCCAGCCGCGACGTAGCTGACTGCCTGGCACTTATCCTCAACTCCATGATGCCCGCCTCGCCCATGGTCACCATCGCCACGCTACCGGAGTTTTCCCTGCCTCCCGCGGTCATCAAGCGTCACCCCGTGTCCAACCACGTGGCCAAAGGCGTGGCCTTTGAAAGCCCACCCCCTCTGAGGCCCGACCGCGCGTCCCACTGCCGACCCGAGCGCCCGCCGTCGGGTCTCACGACGGACGAAGAACTCAACGACTCGGATTCGGAGACTTACTGA
- the ankrd28a gene encoding serine/threonine-protein phosphatase 6 regulatory ankyrin repeat subunit A isoform X2: MRSERASRVCIVVLEEVEEDEPSFSPPPPRPKSTPDGRSCHGPRRAAALEDKPSLLRAIFNVDPDEVRSLIFKKEDVNIQDTEKRTPLHAAAYLGDTEIIELLILSGARVNAKDNKWLTPLHRAVASCSEDAVSVLLKHSADVNARDKNWQTPLHVAASNKAVRCAEALVPLLSNVNVSDRAGRTALHHAAFSGHVEMVKLLLSRGANINAFDKKDRRAIHWAAYMGHLEVVKLLVSSGAEVDCKDKKAYTPLHAAASSGMSSTVHYLLGLGVQVNVVNAYGNTPLHLACYNGQDVVVGELIKAGACVNQVNERGFSALHFASSSRQGALCQELLLAHGAHINMRSKDGKTPLHMAATHGRFSCSQALIQNGAEIDCVDGDRNAGLHVAARHGHELIVTALVKHRACVAKRGIHGMFPLHLAALSGFPDCCRKLLSSAFDIDTPDDYGRTCLHAAAAGGNLECLNLLLNIGADFNKKDNYGRTPLHYASANCNYHCVFALVGSGAGVNELDQRGCGPLHYAAAADTDGKCVEYLLRNNAEPGVRDQHGYSAVHYASAYGRTLSLELMASETPLDVLMESSGTEFQNDAECQGQISPLHLAAYHGHCGALEVLLSSMTDVDVRNPQGRTPLNLACSRGHQECVSLLLHRGASPTACDYSQKTTPLHAAVTNGHSSCLRLLVSNNDQHVNLDALDVHKQTPLMLAVLNGHSECAYSLLSQGADVHLQDCRGRTALHRGAVTGQHECVEALLQRGASACVKDARGLSPLHLAAACGRAGVLATMLQSPGAVHSLPELADNKGYTPLHWACYSGCDACVELLLEEEVLRKIKGNTFGPLHCAVMNDNEGVAEMLIESLGANIIDSIDSKGRSPLHAAAFADRVECISLLLSQGAHANIADTHARRTPLMMAALNGQTNAVEALVSSSKADFALQDADRNTALHLACSKGHETCALLILEKIRDKNLINCTNAALRTPLHVAAKNGLTVVVQELLGKGASVQAVDENGYTPALACAPSRDVADCLALILNSMMPASPMVTIATLPEFSLPPAVIKRHPVSNHVAKGVAFESPPPLRPDRASHCRPERPPSGLTTDEELNDSDSETY, encoded by the exons ATGCGGTCGGAGCGGGCCAGCCGCGTTTGTATCGTGGTGCtcgaggaggtggaggaggacgaACCTTCCTTTTCGCCTCCGCCTCCTCGGCCCAAGTCGACCCCGGACGGCAGATCGTGTCACGGGCCGAGAAGGGCCGCTGCCCTGGAGGACAAG CCATCCCTGCTCCGAGCCATCTTCAACGTGGATCCCGATGAAGTCCGCTCCCTCATATTCAAGAAAGAGGATGTCAACATTCAG GATACGGAAAAGCGGACACCGCTCCATGCCGCGGCCTACCTGGGCGACACGGAGATCATTGAACTGCTCATTCTCTCAG GAGCAAGAGTTAATGCCAAAGATAACAAGTGGCTGACTCCTCTCCACCGAGCTGTGGCCTCATGTAGTGAG GACGCAGTGTCGGTCCTCCTGAAGCACAGCGCCGACGTCAACGCCAGAGACAAGAACTGGCAGACGCCGCTCCACGTGGCGGCCAGCAACAAGGCCGTACGCTGCGCCGAGGCGCTGGTGCCGCTGCTCAGTAACGTCAACGTCTCGGACCGGGCGGGACGCACCGCTCTGCATCACGCCGCCTTCAGCGGACACGTGGAG ATGGTGAAGTTGCTGCTGTCCAGGGGAGCCAACATCAATGCTTTTGACAAGAAGGATAGGAGAGCCATCCACTGGGCTGCATACATGG gtcACCTGGAGGTGGTCAAGCTACTGGTGAGCAGTGGAGCAGAGGTAGACTGCAAAGACAAGAAGGCCTACACCCCTCTGCACGCCGCCGCGTCCAGCGGCATGAGCAGCACCGTACACTACCTGCTCGGCTTGGGGGTCCAG GTGAACGTGGTGAACGCCTACGGCAACACTCCGCTCCATTTGGCCTGTTACAACGGGCAGGACGTGGTGGTCGGCGAGCTCATCAAGGCGGGGGCCTGCGTCAACCAG GTCAATGAGAGAGGCTTCTCGGCCCTCCATTTTGCTTCCTCCTCTCGCCAAGGGGCGCTGTGCCAAGAGCTACTGCTGGCCCATGGAGCACACATCAACATGCGG AGTAAAGATGGAAAGACTCCACTGCACATGGCCGCCACTCACGGCAGGTTCTCCTGTTCTCAGGCCCTCATTCAAAACG GAGCCGAGATCGACTGCGTGGACGGGGACAGAAACGCCGGCCTTCACGTCGCGGCGCGTCACGGCCACGAGCTCATCGTCACGGCGCTCGTTAAACACCGAGCCTGCGTGGCCAA GCGAGGAATCCACGGGATGTTCCCCCTACACTTGGCGGCGCTGTCTGGCTTCCCCGATTGCTGCAGGAAGTTGCTTTCTTCAG CATTTGACATTGACACTCCCGATGACTATGGAAGAACGTGTCTTCATGCCGCTGCCGCTGGAGG GAACCTGGAGTGCCTGAATTTGCTGCTCAACATCGGCGCCGACTTTAACAAAAAAGACAACTACGGAAG GACTCCACTTCATTATGCATCGGCCAACTGTAATTACCACTGTGTATTTGCCCTGGTGGGCTCCGGGGCGGGCGTCAACGAGCTGGACCAGCGAGGATGCGGCCCGCTGCactacgccgccgccgccgacacgGACGGAAA ATGCGTGGAGTACCTTCTCAGGAACAACGCTGAGCCTGGAGTTCGAGACCAACATGGGTACAGCGCGGTCCACTACGCCTCCGCTTACGGACGAACACTTTCTCTGGAACTG ATGGCGAGTGAAACTCCTCTCGACGTG cTGATGGAGTCCTCAGGAACAGAGTTCCAGAATGACGCCGAGTGCCAGGGGCAGATTAGCCCACTTCACTTGGCG GCCTACCACGGACACTGCGGCGCCTTGGAAGTCCTTTTGTCCTCTATGACGGACGTGGACGTCCGGAACCCGCAGGGCCGCACCCCGCTCAACCTGGCCTGTTCCAGGGGGCACCAGGAGTGCGTGTCGTTGCTGCTGCACCGCGGCGCTTCGCCCACGGCCTGCGACTACTCGCAGAAAACGACGCCTCTGCATGCTGCGG TTACAAATGGACACTCGAGTTGCCTGCGTCTCCTCGTGAGCAACAATGACCAGCACGTCAATTTGGACGCTCTCGACGTCCACAAGCA GACCCCGCTAATGCTAGCTGTGCTGAACGGACACAGCGAGTGCGCGTACTCGCTGCTCAGTCAAGGAGCCGACGTCCATCTTCAAGACTGCCGGGGCAGGACGGCGCTTCATCGAGGG GCGGTGACGGGCCAACACGAGTGCGTGGAAGCGCTCCTTCAGCGGGGAGCCAGCGCGTGCGTCAAGGACGCTCGGGGTCTTTCTCCTCTCCATTTGGCGGCCGCCTGCGGGCGTGCGGGGGTCCTGGCCACCATGCTTCAATCGCCCGGCGCCGTCCACTCGCTGCCAGAGCTGGCGGACAACAAAGGCTACACGCCGCTGCACTGGGCCTGCTACAGCG GATGCGACGCTTGCGTGGAGTTGTTGCTCGAAGAGGAGGTCTTGAGGAAGATAAAAGGCAACACCTTTGGACCGTTGCATTGCGCAGT caTGAATGACAACGAAGGAGTGGCTGAGATGTTAATCGAATCGCTCGGCGCAAACATTATCGATTCCATCGACTCCAAAGGCAG GTCGCCGCTTCACGCCGCCGCCTTCGCCGACCGCGTCGAATGCATCTCCCTGCTGCTCAGTCAAGGCGCACACGCTAACATCGCCGACACGCACGCGCGCAGGACGCCGCTGATGATGGCCGCCCTCAACGGGCAAACCAACGCCGTGG AGGCATTAGTGAGCAGCAGCAAAGCGGACTTCGCGCTTCAAGACGCCGACAGGAACACCGCTTTGCACTTAGCTTGTAGCAAG GGTCACGAAACGTGCGCCTTGTTGATCTTGGAAAAAATACGGGACAAGAATCTGATCAACTGCACCAACGCCGCCCTGCGCAC GCCTCTTCACGTCGCGGCCAAAAACGGCTTGACGGTGGTCGTCCAGGAACTGCTGGGAAAAGGCGCCAGCGTACAAGCGGTGGATGAGAACG GCTACACCCCTGCGCTAGCTTGCGCGCCCAGCCGCGACGTAGCTGACTGCCTGGCACTTATCCTCAACTCCATGATGCCCGCCTCGCCCATGGTCACCATCGCCACGCTACCGGAGTTTTCCCTGCCTCCCGCGGTCATCAAGCGTCACCCCGTGTCCAACCACGTGGCCAAAGGCGTGGCCTTTGAAAGCCCACCCCCTCTGAGGCCCGACCGCGCGTCCCACTGCCGACCCGAGCGCCCGCCGTCGGGTCTCACGACGGACGAAGAACTCAACGACTCGGATTCGGAGACTTACTGA